Within the Salinimonas marina genome, the region AGCAGGATGGCAAGAAAGTTATGCTGGCCGCCGGTGATACCTTCCGGGCTGCGGCGGTTGAGCAGTTACAGGTCTGGGGTGAGCGCAACAGTATTCCGGTTATTTCTCAGCCCACCGGCTCTGACAGCGCCTCGGTGCTTTACGATGCTCTGCAGTCGGCCAAGTCGCGCAATATGGATGTATTAATTGCCGATACCGCCGGACGTCTGCAAAACAAAGATAACCTGATGGAAGAGCTCAAAAAGGTGGTTCGGGTAATGAAAAAAATCAATCCCGATGCCCCTCATGAAGTCATGCTCACCATTGATGCCGGCACCGGTCAAAATGCCATCAGCCAGGCCAGACTGTTCAATGAGGCGGTCAATTTATCTGGTATCACGCTGACCAAGCTGGATGGCACTGCCAAGGGCGGGGTTATCTTTTCGGTGGCTGATCAGTTCAATATCCCGATTCGCTATATTGGGGTGGGGGAAAGCATTGATGATTTGCGCACCTTCAATGGTGATGAATTTATTGATGCGCTGTTTAGCGAAGCCGAGGGCCGGGGATAAGTGTCGCCGTTCAGCAGGGATGTGAGGTAACCAGATAGTATTATGATTAAATTTGAGCAGGTCAGTAAAACCTATGCGGGTGGCCAGCGAGCTCTGAGCAAGGTGAATTTTCATATTGCGCCGGGGGAAATGGCGTTTCTGACCGGCCATTCCGGTGCCGGTAAAAGTACGCTGCTGAAGCTTATCAGTATTATGGAGCGCCCCACAGTGGGCCGGGTGATGATCAACGGTCATGATCTGAACACCATCAAGCGTCGGCAAATAGCCTATATTCGTCGTGATATAGGCATGATTTTTCAAAGCCATCAGTTGTTGATGGACAAAACCGTGTTCGACAATGTGGCGCTGCCATTGGTCATTGAAGGCTATACCCATAAAGAAATATCTCGCCGGGTGCATGCTGCCCTAGAGATGGTGGGGCTGCGGGATAAAGCCCGCGATATTCCCGTGATGCTCTCAGGTGGTGAACAACAGCGGGTCGGCATTGCCCGGGCCGTGGTCAACAAGCCGCCCTTATTGTTGGCCGATGAGCCCACCGGTAACCTGGATCCCAAACTGTCGATGGAAATTGTGCGTCTGTTTGAAGATTTCAATCAGGCCGGGGTTTCGGTATTGATTGCTACCCACGACCTGGGCCTGATTGCCCGCATGAAATATCGTACCCTGACCTTAAAAGACGGACAAATGATTACCGATGGATTGTCGGATGGCATGCAGGAGACAAACCGATGAGCCTGTTATTTAAAGGTCGCCCCCAGGGCGCCAGCGATGCCCGGGTGGGGTTATGGCAAATGCTGTCGATGCTGGTTATTTCACACATTCGTCAGGCACTGAACAGCTTAGGGGAGTTATGGCGCCAGCCGGCGGCCTCATTGATGACCATTGGGGTGCTGGGCTTGAGTATTACCTTGCCCAGTACCTTGTATATTCTGGTGAAAAATACCGAAAAAATCACCGCCGGCTGGGAGCAGGTGTCTGAAATTTCGTTATTTTTAGAGTCGCAGACCAATACCGGCAGTGCCCAGCAACTGATTACCCGCATCAAAACCTGGCCGGAAGTGGACAAGGTGACCTACATCCCGGCGGATGACGCGTTAAAAGAGTTTCAGCAGTTGTCGGGGCTGGGCGATGCTATGGCTTACCTGAAAAGCAATCCATTGCCGGATGTGGTGCTGGTTAC harbors:
- the ftsE gene encoding cell division ATP-binding protein FtsE, with the protein product MIKFEQVSKTYAGGQRALSKVNFHIAPGEMAFLTGHSGAGKSTLLKLISIMERPTVGRVMINGHDLNTIKRRQIAYIRRDIGMIFQSHQLLMDKTVFDNVALPLVIEGYTHKEISRRVHAALEMVGLRDKARDIPVMLSGGEQQRVGIARAVVNKPPLLLADEPTGNLDPKLSMEIVRLFEDFNQAGVSVLIATHDLGLIARMKYRTLTLKDGQMITDGLSDGMQETNR